From a single Brassica napus cultivar Da-Ae chromosome C9, Da-Ae, whole genome shotgun sequence genomic region:
- the LOC106416504 gene encoding NDR1/HIN1-like protein 26: MSQISETSPKHCAKKGGININNRRKKLFFTFSTFFSGLLLIIFLIWLTLHPAKPEFSLTEADIYTLNLSSSATHLLNSSIQLTLFSKNPNKKVGIYYDKLLVYAAYRGQQITSEASLPPFYQSHEEINLLTAFLQGNELPVAQSFGYQIVRDRAAGKVIIGMKMDGKLRWKIGTFVSGAYRFNVNCVAIVAFDPNMTTDPLAIIQGTGCSTDI, translated from the coding sequence ATGTCTCAAATCTCAGAAACTTCTCCAAAGCATTGCGCCAAGAAAGGAGGGATTAACATCAACAACCGTCGCAAGAAACTCTTCTTCACATTCTCAACTTTCTTCAGCGGCCTTctcctcatcatcttcctcatttGGCTCACCCTCCACCCTGCAAAACCCGAGTTCTCCCTCACAGAAGCCGACATCTACACCCTCAATCTCTCCTCCTCCGCCACTCATCTCCTCAACTCCTCAATCCAGCTCACTCTCTTCTCCAAAAACCCTAACAAAAAAGTTGGAATCTACTACGACAAGCTACTCGTATACGCAGCATACAGAGGGCAACAAATAACATCAGAAGCTTCTCTACCACCTTTTTATCAATCCCACGAAGAAATCAATCTTTTGACAGCCTTTCTTCAAGGGAATGAGCTACCCGTTGCTCAGTCTTTTGGCTATCAAATCGTTCGTGATAGGGCAGCCGGTAAAGTAATCATCGGTATGAAGATGGATGGGAAGCTAAGGTGGAAGATCGGGACGTTTGTCTCTGGCGCATACCGGTTTAATGTGAACTGTGTTGCAATCGTTGCTTTTGATCCAAACATGACCACTGATCCATTAGCGATAATACAAGGGACTGGTTGCTCTACcgatatataa